Within the Desulfatibacillum aliphaticivorans DSM 15576 genome, the region CGGTTTCCGCCACGGTCGCCTTGGCCCATTCCTCATTTTTTTCCAGGGAAATTTTCCGAATGGCCGTGAGGATGGCTTCCCGCTTTTCAAGCGAAAGGGAGACCAGACGCGGCTGGGCTGCTTTCGCCTTGGCCACGGCGTCGTCAATGGTTTCGTAAATCCCGTCGCCCGTGGGCTGGCAGGAATCGTCGTCCTTGTTCATCATTTCCATGATCACGCTGGCGACCATGTCTTCCAGTGCAAATTCTTTCACGCTCATTTTGTCTCCTTGCTCTTTCGGCCGGTTTAAGGCGGCCGCCTCGGCCCTTTGGGGCCGATATCCTGCTTGAAAATTTTTATATCAGGTAAAAGGCCCCTTCCAGGATGTCCGAATCCGCGCCTTCCTTGCGCCCTAAGTCCTGGATCTTATTGGCGAGATCCGTCAGATCCTCCAGGGTTTTGGGAAGAATCGGCAATAAAGCCTGGGCCGTTTTTTCCATTTGCTCCAACGCGTTGGCCGCCGCCTGGGCCACAACCATGTCCTGTGCTACGGATCCTCCGCTCACTCCAACGGATCCGACAACCTCTCCGTCCAGGCTCAAAGGCAGGCCGCCGCCGAAAATGACCATCTTGCCCTGGTTGGTCAGTTCCAGACCGGCAAGCTCCTGGCCTTGCTCCACCAGCCTCCCGGCTTTTTGGGTGGACATGCGGAGCGCCGCGGCGGTAAAGGCCTTGTTCACCGCAATGTCCGAGCTGACGGGCAAAGCCTTGTCCATGCGCTGGAAGTGAACCAGCTCCCCTCGGGCGTCTGCGAATGCGATGACCATGGGGACTTGGATTTCCAGGGCTTTTTTCCGGGCGATGCGGGCCAGCACGCGAGCCAGGTCGTTACAGATGTGCGTCATGATTTCCATGGCTCAACTCCTCAGTCAGCAAAATCCGGATTTCCGCAACCCATGAAAGGGAGAACAAAAGGTCGGACAACCGGTTGATGTACTTCAAAATCAATGCGTAGCTTTCAACGTCTCCCGCGGCGGCCCAAGCCTGGCGCTCTGCGCGGCGGCAGATGGTCCGGGCCACATGCAGGGAAGCGCCGGCCAACGTCCTGCCTGGACTCACAAAGAATCCCGGAAGCCCGAAAGCCTTCTCCAGAATATCGATGGCCTCTTCCAGGGATTGGATGTCGTCTGCGTTAATGGGGGCGGACAGCTTGCTCCAGTATTTGGGGCTGCTGGAAAGCTGCATGCCCACCCGGAACAGGTCCCGCTGAATATTCACAATCATTTCGGCAAAAGGGGCGCATGCAGGAAACTGGTTGAGCTGGGCGCGGCACACTCCCAATTGGGCCGTGAGTTCGTCCAAGGTTCCGTAAGCTTCCACCCGGGGATCGGCCTTGGAAACCCGTTCTCCGGAAAGCAGGCTGGTTTTGCCTTTATCGCCTCCGCCGGTGTAAATGCTCATGGCTTCTCTCCTCAGTTCACGTCGATCTCGTCGATGATCCCGATAATAGCTGCGTCCACGGGAGCCTTCTCCGTCTCGCACGCCTTGGACGCGTTGGAGCCCGTCGTCACAATCACGTGCTCGCCGGTTCCGGCGCCCACTGTATCCACTGCCACCAGCAGTTCGCCTTCTATAGGAGTCCCATCGGGTTGCACGGCCTGCACCACCAGTATTTTGGAGCCCACCAGCAGCTCGTGCTTGCTCGTGGCCACTACGGTTCCTATGACTTGTCCTAAAATCATGATCTGTCCTTTCCATTGCCTGGACCCTTAACCCTGGGGTGCGGCGATGATCTCAATCCCCCAGCCAGAGGCCATTTCCCTGGCAAGAGGGGTAACCACGGCGCCAGGCGTCGTATGAATAGGCGTTCCTGCTTCGCGAGCTTGCTTAACATGCCCGGCGTCCACCAGCCGGATCGGGCCAAAGTCAGGGGGGGCGGGACTTTGGGGGGCCGAAGGCCGGGACGCCGGGATGTTAAGGGGCGACCGACCGGGTTGGTCGCTATCTGCGGGGCGGAAGAAACGCAGGGAAGCGGGGCCGAGATCTCGGCTCCAGGTCAGTCTTGCGCCGAAATTGGAGAACTCAAGCAGGCGGTGGGCCAAAGCCTCCATCAGGGCCGGCGCGCCCTGATCAAGCCCTATGAGTTTACGGTCAGGTGAGTTTGGCGCGGCGCCATCAATGGCCGCCACGACTGGCTTACCCATGAATAGGGCCTGAAGAATTATATTCGCGGCCAAAGTGTCCGGGGTCATGCTGCAAACGCGGGAAAGAGACGCCACGCTCAGCATGGGGATAACCACGCCGGAGCATTTTTGCACCTGGCTGAACCAGGAGTCTTTTTCCATGGCTTCCGCGTTAGGCCAGGGCATGAGCCTTTTTTCCAATACGTCTCCGTAAAGGCGGCATGCCGACTCGCTTGTCAGGACGCGAAGCATGGTCCCGTTAAGCATGAGGTGTTCCAGCCCGGACAGGGCCTGCGTAAATCCAGCAGTAGCGCCCGTGAACAGGGCCAGCACATAACGGTCCGCATCTTCGTCACGGCTGGCCCTGGCCACAGCGTAGAGCACCTGCTGAACGAGTGCCTTGATTTCAACTGTCTTATAATTTAAGGTATTATTATCTTTATTCATTTGCCGCCGCCTTTCTTCCCGAGGCGGCCAGCGCCGCATGCAACGCCGTGCCCAGGGGGGTGACTAATAGGGGATCGTCAGGCAAAAAGACGGGCAGGCCCGTTTCCTGGGCGATAACTTCGTCCGCTCCGGGGAAGCTGGAAGTCCCGCCCACTAAATAGATTTGTTTCGGTTTATGGGATGCTGTGTGCTCCCGGACTATGGCGCCCATTTTCTCAAAGACCGGCATGACCATTCCCGCCAGCATGCGCTGATGGGCCGGGTTGTTCTTCATGGCTTCGGCTTCTTCAATGGAAATGCCCATGCTGCCCGCGATGACCAAGTCCAGATGATGGCCGCCGGTGGGCTCGTCGCCGGTGTATACCACTTCTCCATCTTCCAAAATGGAGATGCCCGTGGTGCCGCCGCCGATATCCACCACGCAACCGGAGTCAATGCCTAAAGCCAGGGCGGCCGCGCTGGGCTCGTCCACCAGGCTGACGGCTTCCAGGTCCGCGCCGTTCAAAATGTGGCCGAAGGCCTGGCGGTTTCTGCCCATGGTGCCGGGAGGGTAGGCGGCTGCGGCGTCTTTGATGTCAAAGCCCCTGGAGCGCAAAACCTGCACATGGGTCTTGAGAATGCTCATAACGCCCATGTAATCGAAGACCAGGCCGTCCCGAACCGTTGACTTGGAGCGGGTGGTCATGCCTGCCACAGGCGTTCCGTCCTGATCCACCACGGCGGTGACGATGTTGGCGGTCCCCAGGTCCACGCCTGCCCAGAGGGGGCTGCCCGGGCGGGGCGCGTTTTCCAGGGAAAGGCTGTCGCGAAACTGCCTTATTCTTTCGTTGATGGCTTCCATGTTTGCGTCTTTCATGGCTGCACCGCCTTTAAAGCCTGAATGGCCGCTTTCTCCGCCTGTTTAATCTCGGAGGGCGTTCCGGATACGGACAACCGCCCCACAGCCCCGACTTCCACGCAATCCACCAGGGTGACGTCCACCTGTTTTTCCACTTCATTGGCGGCCAAAAAGATGTACGCGGCGGGCTCGCATTCCACGGTGAGCAGGTCCTTGCCCGGAATCAGCAAAGATCCGTTCCGGTACACGTTCATCAACTGGGCGTGGTACGGGCTGACCTTGTTAATAATCAGGGAGCTCAAGACTTCCGGCTTGGTTTTGTCCTTTTCGGTGAAACCCAGCCCCTTCAATGCTGCGCTGCCTGCATAAAGCACGTCCTGCTGAGACTTGGCATGGATCTCCATGTACCCGAAATACCGCTCGCAAAGGGATTTCCCCAGTTTGACCGGACTGGCCTTAAGCGCCAGGTCAATGGCTTGGTTGATCAGGATGCCGGGCTGCACTTCCATCACAAGGGAGGACTCCCCGCCTATCGGCAGGAACCCTGGCGAGCTTGCAGCGGCCACCCCGGCCAACTGGGGCTGGAGGCGATCAATAAAGGCGTATGCACGAAGGGAATTCAAAGGGACAGACTCCTATTTCCTGGATTTCGGCTTATTGCCGCCGTCTGTTTTCGCCGGCGCAGTCTTGCCCGAGTCCGCCTGCTTTTCCGGCGTTTTGGGGCTGGACGCATTTTTTGCTTCCGAAGCGGTAGGTTTGGAGGATTTTGTTTTTGCTTCGGGTTTGGACGCCTGCTTGGCGGGCGCCTCTTTCGTGTCTTTTACGTCTTTCGCCTCGGGCGCCGCTTTCTCAGCGGGCGCTTCCTCCTTGTCTGCAGTTGCGGTTGCAGGCTTGGATTCAGAGGCTTTTACTGCGCTTTCCTGGCTTCCTTTGGATTCCTTTTCGGACGACGAACCGGAGGGGGCGCCGTCTTCGGGTTCGCTGTCGGACCCATTGAATGGCGGTACGTTGTCCTTTCCGCATATTTCCGTATCGATCACTTGGTCATCCGGACGAGGGATGACATGCGCCGCGACCAGATTGCCAAGTTTCTGGGCGGTTGCAGCGCCTGAACTGACAGCGGCCTTAACCGCGGCTACGTCCCCGGTCAGCTTGATGACCATGTAGCCGGCCCCGTTAAATTCGTAGCCCAAAAGCGTGACGTTGGCGGCTTTTAAAGCGGCGTCCGCCGCTTCCACCGCGCCCACCATGCCCAGGGTTTCGATAAGGCCGATGCTCTTTACTTTCTTCATTGATATCCCTTTCGCCCGGGATTCGGCCCAGGCCTCACTGCTTGCAACTAATTTAGTTTATCCTTGGTTCCTGAATCCCCGCATGGACCGGCCGTGTCCGCCGGGTCCATGATGAACGGGTTGCCTTTGACCAGCCGGGCCGCGTTTCGGCCCAGCCTGTACAGGGACTCTTGGGACACCTCTTCCCAAGTCAGGTGGAAGAGGGGACGCTTTTCAGGCAGGTCCCTGTGATGGAGCACCACTCCGGTAATGGCGCCGCCGGCAGCCGCTTTAACGGAAAGCCCCACGTTGATCCGGGAGGCCTTCGCCGCCTGACTGGCCGCCAATATCGCGTCGTTTTCCTGGGAATCCCTTTTTTCACAAGGGATTCCTTCTTCCTCCAGGCCGTTTTCCAGGGCCTGGACGAACCAATCGGGCGCTTCTCCCAATACAACCAGGTAAACGGCCGGTTTTTGAGCAACTTGCAGAAGCGGAGATCCCATGATCAGCATCCTTTCCTGGAAAGGCACAGGCCGGTGGCCACGGCGTTTCTGGGGCCTTCGCATCCGCGAATGTTCCCCTTGCCCAACACCGGGCCGTACTCCGCCAGGGCGTCGGCGATCATTTCCGGGATTTCAAAATCCAGGGCCGATCCGCCCACCAGGGCCACAAAGTCGATAAGCCTGATGTTGCCGCCGGGCGCTACCTGCTCCAAAGCCCTCAGGGCGTTTCTTACAAAAACCTTTTCCTTGGCTTTACGGCGCACGTTTACGATCTGGTTCAGGTTGAGATCGTGCATGATGGGAATGGGGCCGTTTTCGCCCAGGATAGCCACCCTGCCGAACAGGGAGGGATCCAGGTGGGCGTCGAAAAACTCCACGGCCCCGGTTTCGTGCCGCATGTGAAAGAGGGTTTCCACCTTGGCCAGGGGATAGCGCTTGATGTCCTCGGCCAGGTCGGGATCGTCCAGGCCAAGCTCCGTGTTGATGAGCATGGTCACCATGTCTCCCGCTCCGGCCATGTGGATGGACTTGACCGTTCCGTCCCGATGAATGATGGAGGCGTCGGTGGAGCCTCCGCCCAGGTCCAGGATGGCCAGGGGCGCTTCTGCGCCGGGGGTGGTCAGGGCGCCGGTGATGGCCATTTCAGCCTCCACGCCGCCGATTTCCACTTCCACGCCGGTTTCCTCTTTTAATTTGGCCGCCAGGCGCTGCATGGGAATATTCTGGGTCATGACCATGGCCGCCAGGCCCACGGCCGTGCCGCGGGTGAATTCCCCGGCCAGGCCGCCCAGCACATGCTGGGGCTGGAGGGTGTTTACGGCCAGCACATCCTGTATCTTGATGAGGCTTACAGGCTGGTCCGTCAGTTCGGCCATAACGGTTCTGACCCGTTCGAACATGCCGTGGGCGTTGGTGCCGGGCTGGGACTGGATTTCCTTCAGCGGCGCCACCCTGGCCAACTTCTCCATGATGGCGTCGGCGCCCAGTTCCACGTCCACGGTCTCCTTGGCGGTTTCGCCCACCAGGGTGATGGTCCCGGCCGGAATCCGGCGCTCCTGGACGTCGCCCTTGGGGGTTTTGATCACCACCCCGGACCGGTTGCCGGTGAGGGCCCTGGCAATGGGGGTAATCTGCCGGGTTTCCTCCGGGGATAATTCAAACAGGGTGGCGATGTCGTATGGATTGGACAATTTTTCGATGGACCTGCCCACGCGGGCCACTTCCAGCGCCGCGGGCATGCCCAAAGGAACTTTGTCGATATGCTGGACTTCATCCACAATGGGGATAGGGGAGGTCAGGCGGTTGTATATCAGAACGCCGTCGTCCTTTTTTACTATCGCGCCGGTTATTTTGACGCCCTTGGCGACTGCGGCGTTGATCATCTCCGCCGCCTGGGTAAAGTCCACGCCGCCGTCAATGACGGCAATGCAGGGAGCGCCGGGGGCGGTCTGGGTCAGGTCGCGGATATCTACGGTCACTCCCTGACCCAGACCCAGCCCGCCTGGTGTATCCGGATTATGTCCGATCATGGCCGATTCCGTGATGACGGTTTCCGTAATGGTCTCCATGGCTACATCTCCGATTACGGGCGTCGCCTTATTCAACAGAATCAGGTCCAGATCGTTCCGGGTCATGGAAACTGCGGCCATGGCTTTGTCCACGGCGTCAATGACGCACATGGCGTTGCGCAGGGTGCCTTTCAGGCCTAT harbors:
- a CDS encoding GlcG/HbpS family heme-binding protein yields the protein MEIMTHICNDLARVLARIARKKALEIQVPMVIAFADARGELVHFQRMDKALPVSSDIAVNKAFTAAALRMSTQKAGRLVEQGQELAGLELTNQGKMVIFGGGLPLSLDGEVVGSVGVSGGSVAQDMVVAQAAANALEQMEKTAQALLPILPKTLEDLTDLANKIQDLGRKEGADSDILEGAFYLI
- a CDS encoding cob(I)yrinic acid a,c-diamide adenosyltransferase — protein: MSIYTGGGDKGKTSLLSGERVSKADPRVEAYGTLDELTAQLGVCRAQLNQFPACAPFAEMIVNIQRDLFRVGMQLSSSPKYWSKLSAPINADDIQSLEEAIDILEKAFGLPGFFVSPGRTLAGASLHVARTICRRAERQAWAAAGDVESYALILKYINRLSDLLFSLSWVAEIRILLTEELSHGNHDAHL
- a CDS encoding EutN/CcmL family microcompartment protein, producing MILGQVIGTVVATSKHELLVGSKILVVQAVQPDGTPIEGELLVAVDTVGAGTGEHVIVTTGSNASKACETEKAPVDAAIIGIIDEIDVN
- the eutJ gene encoding ethanolamine utilization protein EutJ produces the protein MKDANMEAINERIRQFRDSLSLENAPRPGSPLWAGVDLGTANIVTAVVDQDGTPVAGMTTRSKSTVRDGLVFDYMGVMSILKTHVQVLRSRGFDIKDAAAAYPPGTMGRNRQAFGHILNGADLEAVSLVDEPSAAALALGIDSGCVVDIGGGTTGISILEDGEVVYTGDEPTGGHHLDLVIAGSMGISIEEAEAMKNNPAHQRMLAGMVMPVFEKMGAIVREHTASHKPKQIYLVGGTSSFPGADEVIAQETGLPVFLPDDPLLVTPLGTALHAALAASGRKAAANE
- a CDS encoding BMC domain-containing protein; the encoded protein is MKKVKSIGLIETLGMVGAVEAADAALKAANVTLLGYEFNGAGYMVIKLTGDVAAVKAAVSSGAATAQKLGNLVAAHVIPRPDDQVIDTEICGKDNVPPFNGSDSEPEDGAPSGSSSEKESKGSQESAVKASESKPATATADKEEAPAEKAAPEAKDVKDTKEAPAKQASKPEAKTKSSKPTASEAKNASSPKTPEKQADSGKTAPAKTDGGNKPKSRK
- a CDS encoding glycerol dehydratase reactivase beta/small subunit family protein, whose product is MGSPLLQVAQKPAVYLVVLGEAPDWFVQALENGLEEEGIPCEKRDSQENDAILAASQAAKASRINVGLSVKAAAGGAITGVVLHHRDLPEKRPLFHLTWEEVSQESLYRLGRNAARLVKGNPFIMDPADTAGPCGDSGTKDKLN
- a CDS encoding diol dehydratase reactivase subunit alpha; translation: MLIAGVDIGNNSTEVAVARIGGDIQFLSSALVRTIGLKGTLRNAMCVIDAVDKAMAAVSMTRNDLDLILLNKATPVIGDVAMETITETVITESAMIGHNPDTPGGLGLGQGVTVDIRDLTQTAPGAPCIAVIDGGVDFTQAAEMINAAVAKGVKITGAIVKKDDGVLIYNRLTSPIPIVDEVQHIDKVPLGMPAALEVARVGRSIEKLSNPYDIATLFELSPEETRQITPIARALTGNRSGVVIKTPKGDVQERRIPAGTITLVGETAKETVDVELGADAIMEKLARVAPLKEIQSQPGTNAHGMFERVRTVMAELTDQPVSLIKIQDVLAVNTLQPQHVLGGLAGEFTRGTAVGLAAMVMTQNIPMQRLAAKLKEETGVEVEIGGVEAEMAITGALTTPGAEAPLAILDLGGGSTDASIIHRDGTVKSIHMAGAGDMVTMLINTELGLDDPDLAEDIKRYPLAKVETLFHMRHETGAVEFFDAHLDPSLFGRVAILGENGPIPIMHDLNLNQIVNVRRKAKEKVFVRNALRALEQVAPGGNIRLIDFVALVGGSALDFEIPEMIADALAEYGPVLGKGNIRGCEGPRNAVATGLCLSRKGC